The following are encoded together in the Chaetodon auriga isolate fChaAug3 chromosome 4, fChaAug3.hap1, whole genome shotgun sequence genome:
- the slc8a1a gene encoding sodium/calcium exchanger 1a isoform X1, which translates to MSQTETSSLFSTNQLLFLLTIISTEIPYSAARASPLTLKSNHTVTNRTTCGGSTDCIEGVILPIWKPVNPAFTDRLARATIYFVGLAYMFLGVSIIADRFMASIEVITSQERQITIKKPNGEKITTTVRIWNETVSNLTLMALGSSAPEILLSVVEVCGHNFDAGELGPNTIVGSAAFNMFVIIGLCVSVIPEGETRKVKHLRVFFVTATWSIFAYTWLYLILAVISPGVVEIWEGLLTLFFFPICVGLAYVADRRLLFYKYMYKRYRAGKQKGMIIETEGDPELPSKVDIEMDGKMLNSHGEETGFEFNEVDEEEARREVARILKELKQKHPEKEMEQLMELANYQVLTQQQKSRAFYRCQATRIMTGAGNILKKHAADQAKRATQHDICSEVSVNDFASKVFFDPGTYQCLENCGSVALNVVRRGGDPMSTVSVDYRTEDGTANAGSDYQFTEGTIVFKPGETEKEIRIDIIDDDIFEEDEHFLVHLTNVRVLSEGTGSDESEANHVDALAGLGLPCTATVTIFDDDHAGIFTFEEPVVTVSESIGMMEVKVIRTSGARGVVVVPYKTMEGTAKGGGEDFEDTHGVLEFENDEIFKTIQINIIDDEEYEKNKNFFLEIGEPRLLEMSERKAVLLQEVGGFVKTGRDVYRKVQGREHPAPSAIINITEERGEEVLTKKEEEERRIAEMGRPMLGEHVKLEVIIEESYEFKSTVDKLLKKTNLALVIGTNSWRQQFVEAITVSSGDDDDDECGEEKLPSCFDYVMHFLTVFWKLLFALVPPTDYWNGWACFCVSISVIGLLTAIIGDLASHFGCTVGLKDSVTAVVFVALGTSVPDTFASKVAAIQDQYADASIGNVTGSNAVNVFLGIGVAWSIAAIYHYSKGQEFRVDPGTLAFSVTLFTIFAFICIAVLIYRRRPEIGGELGGPRVPKILTSCLFFSLWLMYIVFSSLEAYCHIKGF; encoded by the exons ATGAGCCAAACCGAGACCTCGTCACTGTTCTCCACCAATCAGCTGCTTTTCTTGTTGACCATCATCTCAACTGAGATTCCATATTCTGCAGCCAGAGCCTCTCCTCTGACCCTCAAGTCCAACCACACAGTCACCAACCGCACCACATGTGGAGGGAGTACTGACTGCATTGAAGGCGTCATCCTGCCAATATGGAAGCCAGTCAACCCGGCCTTCACTGACCGCCTTGCCAGAGCCACCATTTACTTTGTGGGGTTGGCGTACATGTTCTTGGGTGTCTCCATCATCGCTGACCGCTTTATGGCATCCATCGAGGTCATCACCTCCCAGGAGAGACAGATCACCATCAAGAAACCGAACGGAGAGAAGATCACCACGACGGTGCGCATCTGGAATGAGACGGTGTCCAACCTGACCCTGATGGCGCTCGGTTCCTCTGCCCCAGAAATCCTCTTGTCAGTCGTGGAAGTTTGTGGGCACAACTTTGACGCCGGCGAGCTGGGCCCCAACACCATTGTAGGAAGTGCCGCCTTCAACATGTTTGTCATCATTGGCCTTTGTGTATCTGTCATCCCTGAAGGAGAGACCAGAAAGGTGAAGCACCTCAGGGTGTTCTTTGTCACCGCCACCTGGAGCATCTTTGCTTACACCTGGCTTTACCTGATCCTGGCGGTCATTTCTCCAGGTGTTGTTGAGATATGGGAGGGGCTGCTcacactcttcttcttccccaTTTGTGTTGGATTGGCATACGTGGCTGACCGCAGACTTCTTTTCTACAAATACATGTACAAACGATACAGGGCAGGGAAGCAGAAAGGGATGATCATCGAAACAGAGGGAGATCCAGAGCTTCCCTCCAAGGTTGACATTGAAATGGATGGGAAAATGCTCAACTCCCATGGAGAGGAGACGGGCTTTGAGTTTAATgaggtggatgaggaggaggcccGCAGAGAGGTGGCCAGGATCCTGaaggagctgaaacagaaacatccggagaaggagatggagcagTTGATGGAGCTTGCCAACTACCAAGTTTTAACCCAGCAACAGAAGAGTCGGGCTTTCTACCGTTGTCAGGCGACCAGGATCATGACGGGAGCGGGCAACATCCTGAAGAAGCACGCCGCCGACCAAGCCAAGAGAGCCACCCAGCACGATATCTGCTCTGAGGTTTCAGTCAACGATTTTGCCTCCAAGGTGTTCTTCGACCCTGGTACATACCAGTGTCTGGAGAACTGCGGCAGTGTAGCGCTAAACGTGGTGCGCCGTGGTGGTGACCCGATGAGCACAGTCTCCGTGGATTACCGGACTGAAGACGGCACAGCAAACGCCGGCTCAGACTACCAGTTCACTGAAGGAACTATTGTGTTCAAACCAGGCGAGACTGAAAAGGAAATCCGCATTGACATCATTGATGATGATATCTTTGAGGAAGACGAGCATTTCCTGGTTCACCTCACCAACGTCAGGGTCCTATCAGAGGGCACCGGCTCAGATGAATCTGAGGCAAACCACGTGGACGCCCTCGCAGGTTTAGGTCTGCCGTGCACGGCCACCGTCACTATCTTTGATGACGACCACGCGGGGATCTTTACGTTCGAGGAGCCAGTGGTGACCGTCAGTGAGAGCATCGGGATGATGGAGGTGAAGGTGATCCGGACCTCGGGAGCTCGTGGTGTTGTGGTGGTGCCATACAAAACCATGGAGGGGACGGCTAAAGGAGGTGGCGAGGATTTCGAAGACACACATGGAGTCCTGGAGTTTGAGAACGATGAGATCTT caaaACTATTCAGATCAATATAATTGACGATGAAGAatatgagaaaaacaagaacttCTTCCTAGAGATCGGCGAGCCTCGGCTGCTGGAGATGAGTGAGAGGAAAG CTGTGTTGCTTCAGGAAGTCG GTGGATTCGTCAAAACAG GCAGAGACGTCTACAGGAAAGTCCAGGGACGAGAACACCCCGCCCCCTCTGccatcatcaacatcacag aggaGCGGGGTGAGGAGGTGTTGAccaagaaggaggaggaggagcgaagGATCGCAGAGATGGGCAGACCGATGCTGGGAGAGCACGTCAAGCTGGAGGTCATTATAGAGGAGTCGTACGAGTTCAAG AGCACCGTGGATAAACTCCTGAAGAAGACCAACCTGGCCCTGGTGATCGGGACAAACAGCTGGAGACAACAGTTTGTGGAAGCCATCACGGTCAGCTCTG gtgatgatgatgatgatgaatgtggCGAAGAGAAGTTGCCCTCCTGTTTTGACTACGTCATGCACTTCCTCACCGTCTTCTGGAAGCTTCTGTTCGCCCTCGTTCCTCCCACCGACTACTGGAATGGTTGGGCCTGTTTCTGCGTCTCTATCTCCGTCATCGGCTTGCTGACTGCGATCATCGGCGACCTGGCGTCACATTTCGGCTGCACCGTTGGCCTCAAAGACTCCGTCACTGCTGTGGTGTTCGTCGCTTTGGGCACATCTGTACCAG ACACCTTTGCCAGTAAGGTGGCAGCCATCCAGGACCAATATGCCGACGCCTCCATCGGCAACGTGACTGGGAGTAACGCTGTTAACGTCTTCCTTGGTATTGGTGTGGCCTGGTCCATCGCTGCCATCTACCACTACTCCAAGGGTCAGGAGTTCAGGGTCGACCCGGGCACGCTGGCCTTCTCCGTCACACTCTTCACCATCTTTGCCTTCATCTGCATCGCTGTCCTCATCTACCGCCGCCGGCCTGAGATTGGTGGGGAGCTCGGTGGACCCAGAGTTCCCAAGATCCTCACCAGCTGCCTGTTCTTCAGCCTGTGGTTAATGTACATTGTCTTCTCCTCCCTGGAGGCCTACTGTCACATAAAGGGCTTCTAA
- the slc8a1a gene encoding sodium/calcium exchanger 1a isoform X2, whose product MSQTETSSLFSTNQLLFLLTIISTEIPYSAARASPLTLKSNHTVTNRTTCGGSTDCIEGVILPIWKPVNPAFTDRLARATIYFVGLAYMFLGVSIIADRFMASIEVITSQERQITIKKPNGEKITTTVRIWNETVSNLTLMALGSSAPEILLSVVEVCGHNFDAGELGPNTIVGSAAFNMFVIIGLCVSVIPEGETRKVKHLRVFFVTATWSIFAYTWLYLILAVISPGVVEIWEGLLTLFFFPICVGLAYVADRRLLFYKYMYKRYRAGKQKGMIIETEGDPELPSKVDIEMDGKMLNSHGEETGFEFNEVDEEEARREVARILKELKQKHPEKEMEQLMELANYQVLTQQQKSRAFYRCQATRIMTGAGNILKKHAADQAKRATQHDICSEVSVNDFASKVFFDPGTYQCLENCGSVALNVVRRGGDPMSTVSVDYRTEDGTANAGSDYQFTEGTIVFKPGETEKEIRIDIIDDDIFEEDEHFLVHLTNVRVLSEGTGSDESEANHVDALAGLGLPCTATVTIFDDDHAGIFTFEEPVVTVSESIGMMEVKVIRTSGARGVVVVPYKTMEGTAKGGGEDFEDTHGVLEFENDEILKTIAVRIIDHEEYDKQAGFFIELKEPYWNKRRWTAVLLQEVGGFVKTGRDVYRKVQGREHPAPSAIINITEERGEEVLTKKEEEERRIAEMGRPMLGEHVKLEVIIEESYEFKSTVDKLLKKTNLALVIGTNSWRQQFVEAITVSSGDDDDDECGEEKLPSCFDYVMHFLTVFWKLLFALVPPTDYWNGWACFCVSISVIGLLTAIIGDLASHFGCTVGLKDSVTAVVFVALGTSVPDTFASKVAAIQDQYADASIGNVTGSNAVNVFLGIGVAWSIAAIYHYSKGQEFRVDPGTLAFSVTLFTIFAFICIAVLIYRRRPEIGGELGGPRVPKILTSCLFFSLWLMYIVFSSLEAYCHIKGF is encoded by the exons ATGAGCCAAACCGAGACCTCGTCACTGTTCTCCACCAATCAGCTGCTTTTCTTGTTGACCATCATCTCAACTGAGATTCCATATTCTGCAGCCAGAGCCTCTCCTCTGACCCTCAAGTCCAACCACACAGTCACCAACCGCACCACATGTGGAGGGAGTACTGACTGCATTGAAGGCGTCATCCTGCCAATATGGAAGCCAGTCAACCCGGCCTTCACTGACCGCCTTGCCAGAGCCACCATTTACTTTGTGGGGTTGGCGTACATGTTCTTGGGTGTCTCCATCATCGCTGACCGCTTTATGGCATCCATCGAGGTCATCACCTCCCAGGAGAGACAGATCACCATCAAGAAACCGAACGGAGAGAAGATCACCACGACGGTGCGCATCTGGAATGAGACGGTGTCCAACCTGACCCTGATGGCGCTCGGTTCCTCTGCCCCAGAAATCCTCTTGTCAGTCGTGGAAGTTTGTGGGCACAACTTTGACGCCGGCGAGCTGGGCCCCAACACCATTGTAGGAAGTGCCGCCTTCAACATGTTTGTCATCATTGGCCTTTGTGTATCTGTCATCCCTGAAGGAGAGACCAGAAAGGTGAAGCACCTCAGGGTGTTCTTTGTCACCGCCACCTGGAGCATCTTTGCTTACACCTGGCTTTACCTGATCCTGGCGGTCATTTCTCCAGGTGTTGTTGAGATATGGGAGGGGCTGCTcacactcttcttcttccccaTTTGTGTTGGATTGGCATACGTGGCTGACCGCAGACTTCTTTTCTACAAATACATGTACAAACGATACAGGGCAGGGAAGCAGAAAGGGATGATCATCGAAACAGAGGGAGATCCAGAGCTTCCCTCCAAGGTTGACATTGAAATGGATGGGAAAATGCTCAACTCCCATGGAGAGGAGACGGGCTTTGAGTTTAATgaggtggatgaggaggaggcccGCAGAGAGGTGGCCAGGATCCTGaaggagctgaaacagaaacatccggagaaggagatggagcagTTGATGGAGCTTGCCAACTACCAAGTTTTAACCCAGCAACAGAAGAGTCGGGCTTTCTACCGTTGTCAGGCGACCAGGATCATGACGGGAGCGGGCAACATCCTGAAGAAGCACGCCGCCGACCAAGCCAAGAGAGCCACCCAGCACGATATCTGCTCTGAGGTTTCAGTCAACGATTTTGCCTCCAAGGTGTTCTTCGACCCTGGTACATACCAGTGTCTGGAGAACTGCGGCAGTGTAGCGCTAAACGTGGTGCGCCGTGGTGGTGACCCGATGAGCACAGTCTCCGTGGATTACCGGACTGAAGACGGCACAGCAAACGCCGGCTCAGACTACCAGTTCACTGAAGGAACTATTGTGTTCAAACCAGGCGAGACTGAAAAGGAAATCCGCATTGACATCATTGATGATGATATCTTTGAGGAAGACGAGCATTTCCTGGTTCACCTCACCAACGTCAGGGTCCTATCAGAGGGCACCGGCTCAGATGAATCTGAGGCAAACCACGTGGACGCCCTCGCAGGTTTAGGTCTGCCGTGCACGGCCACCGTCACTATCTTTGATGACGACCACGCGGGGATCTTTACGTTCGAGGAGCCAGTGGTGACCGTCAGTGAGAGCATCGGGATGATGGAGGTGAAGGTGATCCGGACCTCGGGAGCTCGTGGTGTTGTGGTGGTGCCATACAAAACCATGGAGGGGACGGCTAAAGGAGGTGGCGAGGATTTCGAAGACACACATGGAGTCCTGGAGTTTGAGAACGATGAGATCTT GAAAACCATAGCCGTTAGAATAATTGACCATGAGGAGTACGATAAGCAGGCCGGCTTCTTCATAGAGCTGAAGGAGCCATATTGGAACAAGAGGAGATGGACAG CTGTGTTGCTTCAGGAAGTCG GTGGATTCGTCAAAACAG GCAGAGACGTCTACAGGAAAGTCCAGGGACGAGAACACCCCGCCCCCTCTGccatcatcaacatcacag aggaGCGGGGTGAGGAGGTGTTGAccaagaaggaggaggaggagcgaagGATCGCAGAGATGGGCAGACCGATGCTGGGAGAGCACGTCAAGCTGGAGGTCATTATAGAGGAGTCGTACGAGTTCAAG AGCACCGTGGATAAACTCCTGAAGAAGACCAACCTGGCCCTGGTGATCGGGACAAACAGCTGGAGACAACAGTTTGTGGAAGCCATCACGGTCAGCTCTG gtgatgatgatgatgatgaatgtggCGAAGAGAAGTTGCCCTCCTGTTTTGACTACGTCATGCACTTCCTCACCGTCTTCTGGAAGCTTCTGTTCGCCCTCGTTCCTCCCACCGACTACTGGAATGGTTGGGCCTGTTTCTGCGTCTCTATCTCCGTCATCGGCTTGCTGACTGCGATCATCGGCGACCTGGCGTCACATTTCGGCTGCACCGTTGGCCTCAAAGACTCCGTCACTGCTGTGGTGTTCGTCGCTTTGGGCACATCTGTACCAG ACACCTTTGCCAGTAAGGTGGCAGCCATCCAGGACCAATATGCCGACGCCTCCATCGGCAACGTGACTGGGAGTAACGCTGTTAACGTCTTCCTTGGTATTGGTGTGGCCTGGTCCATCGCTGCCATCTACCACTACTCCAAGGGTCAGGAGTTCAGGGTCGACCCGGGCACGCTGGCCTTCTCCGTCACACTCTTCACCATCTTTGCCTTCATCTGCATCGCTGTCCTCATCTACCGCCGCCGGCCTGAGATTGGTGGGGAGCTCGGTGGACCCAGAGTTCCCAAGATCCTCACCAGCTGCCTGTTCTTCAGCCTGTGGTTAATGTACATTGTCTTCTCCTCCCTGGAGGCCTACTGTCACATAAAGGGCTTCTAA
- the LOC143318960 gene encoding myelin and lymphocyte protein-like, with protein sequence MASNTATMGNLPSGIGICTTIPDILYLPELIFGGLVWILVACTLVVPANPQGWVMFVSVFCFVMTFIWMVVFACGGHHNRSSWAAADFLYHGIAAFFYLSASVALAKVTLDMKDGTSFQNYQLDISAVVFSYVATLLYFIHTILSAIRWKSF encoded by the exons atggccTCCAACACTGCCACCATGGGGAACCTCCCCAGCGGGATCGGGATATGCACGACCATCCCCGACATCCTCTACCTGCCAGAGCTG ATCTTCGGCGGTCTGGTGTGGATCCTGGTGGCGTGCACGCTGGTGGTGCCGGCAAACCCTCAGGGCTGGGTGATGTTCGTGTCGGTCTTCTGCTTCGTCATGACGTTCATCTGGATGGTGGTGTTCGCCTGCGGGGGGCATCACAACAGAAGCAGCTGGGCGGCGGCG GACTTTTTGTATCACGGCATCGCCGCCTTCTTCTACCTCAGCGCTTCAGTGGCTTTGGCCAAAGTGACCCTGGACATGAAGGACGGGACCAGCTTCCAGAACTACCAGCTGGACATCTCTGCAGTG GTCTTCTCGTACGTGGCGACTCTCCTCTACTTCATCCACACCATCCTGTCCGCCATCCGATGGAAATCCTTCTAG
- the pgap4 gene encoding post-GPI attachment to proteins factor 4, translating to MPRWKVFLSHHMRWSSTVTQALVLSVITFCVVLPLCCHRLLYSYFFIRSMYLDSMSEDVLRESLSRGQDALHFWQSTSTAVTMSSRFTDIAHHPELLVTVVTTRRNEGRDFHYLLQVMRQLSGILGGCGERRCAEVLICDVESGPQRNEDADLLEAHFKVIRRSPQEQQRSRERINTFEREKRDYVFCLRKGLELVKPKNTIVLEDDALPSQDFFRVVKDLLSRRFALQTLYVKLYHPERLQRYWNPEPYRILEWVGLGLVGATALLLTFPYWNPCSFSFTLSYSHLLFFTIYFMAVAELLGRHYLLEVRRLSPQFYAVCPATECCTPAMLFPGNASLRVAEYLDGSFCVKGNAKDMVLYQMARTIPGERSHSVEPNLITHIGAYSSVRANPSRPKLL from the coding sequence ATGCCTCGATGGAAAGTGTTCCTCAGTCACCACATGCGATGGTCCAGCACCGTCACCCAAGCCCTCGTCCTCTCCGTCATCACGTTCTGTGTCGTTCTCCCGCTGTGCTGCCATCGGCTGCTTTACTCTTACTTCTTCATCAGGTCCATGTACCTGGACTCCATGAGTGAGGACGTCCTGCGGGAAAGCCTCAGCCGAGGTCAGGACGCTCTGCACTTCTGGCAGAGCACGTCCACTGCAGTGACGATGTCATCCAGATTCACTGACATCGCCCACCATCCTGAGCTGCTGGTCACCGTGGTGACAACCAGGCGGAACGAGGGACGAGACTTCCACTACCTGCTCCAGGTGATGCGGCAGCTGAGTGGCATTCTGGGAGGCTGCGGGGAGCGGCGGTGTGCAGAGGTGTTGATCTGTGACGTGGAAAGCGGTCCACAGAGAAACGAGGACGCCGACCTGCTGGAGGCCCACTTCAAGGTCATCCGGCGCTCCcctcaggagcagcagaggagcagggaACGAATCAACACCTtcgagagggagaagagggatTACGTCTTTTGTCTCCGTAAGGGATTGGAGCTGGTGAAGCCCAAAAACACGATTGTCCTGGAAGACGATGCTTTGCCATCACAGGACTTTTTCAGAGTTGTGAAGGACCTGCTGTCGCGTCGGTTTGCCCTCCAGACTCTTTACGTAAAGCTGTATCACCCTGAAAGGCTGCAGCGCTACTGGAACCCGGAGCCTTACCGCATCCTGGAGTGGGTGGGACTCGGGCTGGTCGGCGCAAcggccctcctcctcacctttcCTTACTGGAACCcctgctctttctccttcacGCTCTCGTACAGCCACCTTCTCTTCTTCACCATCTACTTCATGGCTGTCGCGGAGCTGCTGGGGAGGCACTACCTCCTGGAGGTGCGGAGACTCTCCCCACAGTTCTACGCCGTCTGCCCAGCCACAGAGTGCTGCACCCCAGCCATGCTCTTCCCCGGAAACGCCTCGCTCAGGGTGGCCGAATATCTGGACGGCTCGTTCTGCGTCAAGGGGAATGCCAAAGACATGGTCCTGTATCAGATGGCGAGGACAATCCCTGGAGAAAGGTCTCACAGCGTGGAACCCAACCTCATCACTCACATCGGGGCCTATTCGTCAGTCAGGGCCAACCCCTCCAGGCCCAAACTCCTCTGA